A region from the Paenibacillus humicola genome encodes:
- the istB gene encoding IS21-like element helper ATPase IstB, with amino-acid sequence MILQERLEAAIRHFGWVRIPEIIHQHAEEASKANIPYLEFLDKLLAEELLFKHDRFIQTRTRLAHLPFRKTLDQFDFAFQPSVDERRIRDLSTLRFVEHQENLIFLGPPGVGKTHLAVALGLEAIKRRYTVYFITAHDLVQTLQSAHLTNTIKQKIKMFIKPDLLIVDEIGYRKMDETAAHFFFQIVSERYERGSILLTSNKTFGAWGDIFGDSVLATAILDRLLHHSSTVNIKGESYRIREKKKAGFFRPEPSGDAEADR; translated from the coding sequence ATGATTCTGCAAGAGAGATTGGAGGCGGCGATCCGCCACTTTGGGTGGGTCCGCATACCGGAAATCATCCATCAGCACGCCGAAGAAGCGTCTAAAGCGAATATACCGTATCTGGAGTTTTTGGACAAGCTTCTGGCCGAAGAATTACTATTCAAGCATGACCGGTTCATTCAAACGCGAACGCGCCTTGCCCACCTGCCGTTTCGTAAGACGCTGGACCAGTTCGACTTTGCCTTCCAGCCGTCTGTTGACGAGCGCCGAATCCGGGATCTGTCTACACTCCGCTTTGTGGAGCACCAGGAGAATCTCATCTTCCTTGGTCCCCCGGGTGTGGGAAAGACACACTTGGCTGTGGCACTTGGGCTCGAGGCGATCAAGCGGCGGTACACCGTCTATTTCATTACGGCGCATGACCTGGTACAGACGCTGCAATCTGCTCATTTGACGAACACGATTAAGCAGAAGATCAAGATGTTCATCAAGCCCGACCTGCTCATCGTCGATGAGATTGGGTACCGCAAGATGGACGAAACAGCAGCTCACTTCTTCTTCCAGATTGTCTCGGAGCGATATGAGCGCGGCTCGATCCTGCTTACATCTAACAAAACATTCGGTGCCTGGGGCGACATCTTCGGTGATTCCGTGCTGGCTACGGCGATCCTCGATCGCCTCCTCCACCACTCCAGTACCGTCAACATTAAGGGCGAAAGCTACCGCATCAGGGAGAAGAAAAAGGCCGGCTTCTTCCGTCCTGAACCGTCAGGAGACGCAGAAGCCGACCGATGA
- a CDS encoding ATP-binding protein gives MSIVISQPSATPIVHALRSLGYNAGTAIADLIDNSLDAKATKIILQFMCFGNDGAIIIADNGHGMNEDTLQAAMNIGSKDPRADRQPNELGRFGMGLKTASFSLGKRLSVLTKQNGIYAQRCWDLDHVSKCNEWQLFTAIPDEVRQFMCDIEGDSGTVICIDKLDRFMGAGGLNTIHESSFYAKVRRIHHHLEFVFHSIIENGKVQVILNGNELDPWDPFMVKHPSTLEGETQVLNINGNKIKVKYYVLPHASFLNEMEYKRAGGSRGWRDHQGFYIYRENRLLHYGDWLGMFQKDTSSQLARVRIDLPNAADEDWQVDIKKSAVIPPDNAKTRLETIARFVRKISRDVFYYRTQGSHPSQTFKGSLNTWELSGSDEGQQFVLNRNHPILSEIQKKIDDETSKLLNLYLKFVQLGSPSNITDSPKVEEESIQIVTDAMKELVIQFASTLIKLQVVQNMQQLIDALVTQPAFDVLNRKTLKSIIEEANVSHE, from the coding sequence ATGAGTATAGTTATATCTCAGCCATCAGCTACCCCTATCGTCCATGCACTTCGTTCTCTAGGGTATAATGCAGGGACTGCAATAGCAGATTTGATTGATAACAGCCTAGATGCAAAAGCGACTAAAATCATTCTCCAATTTATGTGTTTTGGAAACGATGGTGCCATAATTATTGCGGATAATGGTCATGGAATGAATGAAGATACGCTTCAAGCTGCAATGAATATTGGTTCCAAAGACCCGCGTGCAGATAGGCAGCCAAATGAACTCGGAAGATTTGGTATGGGGCTGAAGACAGCCTCATTTTCTCTAGGTAAGCGCTTGAGTGTTCTTACAAAACAGAATGGAATTTATGCGCAGCGCTGCTGGGATCTAGATCATGTCTCCAAATGCAATGAATGGCAGCTGTTTACGGCGATTCCGGATGAAGTTAGGCAATTCATGTGCGATATTGAAGGTGATAGCGGCACAGTAATATGTATTGATAAACTGGATCGGTTTATGGGAGCGGGAGGCCTAAACACGATACATGAAAGCAGTTTCTATGCCAAAGTCCGTCGTATACATCATCACTTAGAGTTTGTTTTTCATTCAATCATAGAAAACGGTAAGGTTCAGGTTATCCTAAATGGAAACGAGCTAGATCCCTGGGACCCTTTTATGGTTAAACACCCTTCTACTCTGGAAGGTGAAACGCAGGTTCTAAACATAAATGGAAACAAAATTAAAGTAAAATATTATGTTCTTCCTCATGCTTCATTCTTAAATGAAATGGAATACAAAAGGGCAGGGGGCAGCAGAGGATGGAGAGATCATCAAGGCTTTTATATATATCGTGAGAATAGATTACTGCATTATGGAGATTGGTTGGGAATGTTTCAAAAGGATACTTCATCCCAACTGGCAAGAGTCCGAATCGATTTACCAAATGCTGCAGATGAAGATTGGCAGGTAGATATTAAAAAGTCTGCAGTTATTCCTCCAGATAATGCAAAAACAAGACTTGAAACAATTGCAAGATTTGTTCGTAAAATTTCGCGCGATGTCTTTTATTATCGGACTCAAGGGTCCCATCCTAGTCAAACCTTCAAAGGGAGTCTCAATACTTGGGAGTTATCAGGTAGCGATGAAGGGCAGCAATTTGTATTAAATAGAAATCACCCTATTTTATCAGAAATACAGAAAAAAATAGATGATGAAACTTCGAAGCTGCTTAACTTGTATTTAAAGTTTGTTCAGTTGGGGTCACCCAGTAATATAACCGATTCACCCAAAGTAGAGGAAGAATCAATTCAAATAGTTACCGATGCCATGAAAGAGTTAGTGATCCAGTTTGCTTCTACCTTAATTAAACTTCAAGTTGTACAAAATATGCAGCAGTTGATAGATGCACTTGTTACTCAACCTGCTTTTGATGTTTTAAATCGCAAAACGTTGAAATCAATTATAGAAGAGGCGAATGTCAGTCATGAATGA
- a CDS encoding Z1 domain-containing protein: MNEAKKLFENTFATNYMNLKSVLPSQEKAAKKALEFSKLVIQGQNIGESLVEQWSLEMYMKFNVGFDIIKTPVLRSEEERNWYSPKLLFGAFFWTRYRDYLIRVKNWDQEAVDSIDDSTNEIMRSLGNPEDIYPFDKRGLVLGYVQSGKTANFTGLINKAYDIGYKLVIVLSGVHNDLRAQTQLRLDEEVIGSRVDKTGKPVGVAQIYANTPNHIISSWTTVERDISSEPSGIFNLNQKTLMVVKKNSIVLESLKNQLEYQKKLFSLDIPVLIIDDEADQASVDTSKDEDPKTINKLIRQILEVFNRRCYVGYTATPFANLLISAEAKTEDEGKDLYPKDFLVGLPKPKEYCGPEEFFNVEEEADDPRPSLIRPLRDADIEVFTGIKTKGDADKFEEVPPQMEESILAFLLTIAVRNLRGQRNKHNSMLIHTSRFKDVQSSVKDGVDKVFKEIITQIQYNENSMIVNALKELYEKDIIPTSKAWPGDVKEFSWDEVYQELKESSNKVSVFEINGNSKDALDYHQYKEDGLNVIAVGGDKLSRGLTLEGLSITYYFRNSLMYDTLMQMGRWFGYRKGYMDLCRIYTTAEIASNFEHLAIAMIELRREFDRLAKAKKTPLEYAVKMLSHPTMTLTSPLKMRNASITNVIYRLTLQQTRIYENKESFFSHNMKVTETLTNKLSSDFQKTRIGSGKTGYYMAQKVGVDKVLTFLSEYKTSQGADKVDSTKIVNYIQQVNDIGELLYWTVAVVEGDPSDKSGLEKFPVRLGTLEIGSAVVRGVNAEEYNNQAQAKIDIRAIVASRQEFIDLDHDEIKNMKDKQEIRKLRPNENGMLLIYPLHPKVKVFDDLGFAFCENMVPIGIGISFPDSVLDDSKIYEVNKTIK, translated from the coding sequence ATGAATGAGGCGAAAAAGTTATTTGAAAACACTTTTGCGACTAATTATATGAATTTGAAGTCTGTTTTGCCCAGCCAAGAGAAAGCAGCTAAGAAGGCATTAGAATTTTCGAAGCTCGTAATTCAAGGTCAAAACATAGGAGAAAGTTTGGTTGAGCAGTGGTCGTTAGAAATGTATATGAAATTTAATGTTGGTTTTGACATCATAAAAACACCTGTATTACGTTCAGAAGAAGAGAGAAATTGGTACAGCCCCAAATTACTCTTTGGAGCTTTTTTTTGGACCCGTTACAGAGACTATTTAATTAGAGTCAAGAATTGGGATCAAGAGGCCGTTGACTCCATTGATGATTCAACAAACGAAATCATGCGATCCTTGGGCAACCCAGAGGATATTTATCCTTTTGACAAGCGTGGGCTTGTTTTAGGATATGTGCAATCTGGGAAAACTGCCAACTTCACAGGGTTAATTAATAAAGCTTACGATATTGGATATAAGTTGGTAATTGTGTTATCAGGGGTACATAATGACCTCCGGGCCCAGACACAGTTAAGATTAGATGAAGAAGTCATTGGCAGTAGAGTCGATAAGACTGGAAAGCCGGTTGGAGTTGCCCAAATCTATGCAAATACTCCTAATCATATTATTTCTTCTTGGACTACTGTGGAACGTGATATCTCGTCTGAACCAAGTGGTATTTTTAATTTGAATCAAAAAACTCTTATGGTTGTTAAAAAGAATAGTATTGTTCTGGAGTCGCTGAAAAATCAGCTCGAATACCAGAAGAAGTTATTTAGTTTAGATATTCCTGTCTTAATTATTGATGATGAAGCAGATCAGGCATCGGTTGATACCTCCAAGGATGAAGATCCAAAAACTATTAATAAGCTAATACGGCAGATATTGGAGGTATTCAACAGGAGATGTTATGTGGGTTATACAGCAACGCCCTTTGCAAATTTATTAATTAGTGCTGAGGCCAAAACGGAAGATGAAGGTAAGGATCTTTATCCAAAGGATTTTCTTGTTGGGCTCCCCAAACCTAAAGAATACTGTGGTCCAGAAGAATTCTTTAATGTTGAAGAAGAAGCAGACGATCCGCGCCCAAGTTTAATTCGCCCTTTAAGGGATGCGGATATAGAAGTCTTTACTGGAATTAAAACAAAAGGTGACGCTGATAAATTTGAAGAGGTTCCTCCTCAGATGGAGGAATCCATCTTGGCATTTCTTTTAACGATCGCTGTACGAAATCTGCGAGGTCAGCGGAACAAACATAATTCAATGCTTATTCATACCTCGCGTTTTAAAGATGTTCAGTCGAGTGTAAAAGACGGCGTTGACAAAGTATTCAAAGAAATTATTACGCAAATTCAATATAACGAAAATAGTATGATTGTAAACGCACTTAAAGAGCTTTATGAGAAAGATATAATTCCAACAAGCAAAGCATGGCCTGGTGACGTAAAAGAATTCAGCTGGGATGAGGTTTATCAGGAGCTTAAGGAAAGTTCTAACAAAGTCAGTGTTTTCGAAATAAATGGAAATAGTAAAGATGCATTAGACTATCACCAATATAAAGAGGACGGTTTAAACGTAATCGCAGTTGGCGGAGACAAGCTATCACGTGGACTTACGCTTGAGGGACTCAGCATTACCTACTATTTTAGGAATTCGTTAATGTACGATACTTTAATGCAGATGGGACGCTGGTTTGGTTATCGAAAGGGATATATGGACTTATGCAGAATCTACACTACCGCAGAGATTGCTTCTAATTTTGAACATCTTGCCATTGCCATGATTGAACTGCGGAGAGAATTTGATAGGCTGGCAAAAGCAAAAAAGACACCATTGGAATACGCAGTAAAAATGCTGAGTCATCCAACTATGACATTAACAAGTCCGTTAAAAATGAGAAATGCCTCTATAACAAATGTAATTTATAGACTGACCCTGCAGCAAACACGTATATATGAGAACAAGGAATCTTTTTTTTCTCACAATATGAAAGTAACAGAGACTTTAACAAATAAATTATCCTCCGATTTCCAAAAGACACGTATAGGCTCGGGGAAAACGGGTTACTACATGGCTCAGAAAGTTGGCGTCGATAAAGTATTAACATTCTTATCTGAATATAAAACCAGCCAAGGGGCTGATAAAGTTGATAGCACCAAGATTGTAAATTATATTCAGCAAGTTAATGATATTGGAGAGCTATTATATTGGACCGTAGCAGTAGTTGAAGGAGATCCAAGCGATAAGAGTGGTCTTGAGAAGTTTCCAGTACGACTTGGGACATTAGAGATTGGCTCAGCTGTAGTTCGTGGTGTTAATGCGGAAGAGTATAACAATCAAGCACAGGCGAAAATTGATATACGGGCTATAGTTGCTTCGCGGCAGGAATTTATTGATCTCGATCATGATGAAATAAAGAATATGAAAGACAAGCAAGAGATTAGAAAACTGAGACCAAATGAAAATGGGATGCTTCTTATTTACCCGCTTCACCCTAAAGTAAAAGTATTTGACGACTTAGGATTTGCCTTTTGTGAGAACATGGTACCGATTGGAATCGGAATCTCGTTTCCAGATTCAGTTTTAGATGATTCTAAGATTTATGAAGTAAATAAAACTATTAAGTAA
- a CDS encoding PD-(D/E)XK motif protein, translating to MLNLKLEYEQMINEINNQSQQEVYKLRVLTAENPILFAGVDTASMTRQLYIDLGFESWETDQLKALPKWRGLSIQIEYYEKLALLRGHYFLVLRQEAEHGTEIFEVVLQNVVDHLLLRVENESIFSVIYKVLERWRVFFQKGGYRKLTEEQQRGLFGELWYIQDWLNRFPTSPPLIIEQWEGPTSGRIDFKHSKRGVEIKTALNKLNKTIKISNENQLRLTNAVTSIYLYVCFIEPSKTHGISLYSLVNEVRKKIASRSDRMLLKFNDLLEDLRFKENDYTDDFFFVDKVEVYEAAANFPRILQEDLPKGISHVSYSIDLTHCAEFERKVEEVFDL from the coding sequence ATGCTGAATCTTAAATTAGAATATGAGCAGATGATTAATGAAATAAACAACCAATCTCAGCAAGAAGTATACAAATTGAGGGTCCTAACGGCTGAAAATCCTATACTTTTTGCAGGTGTAGATACTGCAAGTATGACTAGGCAGTTGTATATTGATTTAGGTTTTGAATCTTGGGAGACAGATCAGCTTAAGGCACTTCCAAAATGGCGAGGTTTATCTATTCAAATTGAGTATTACGAAAAATTGGCATTATTGAGGGGCCATTATTTTCTTGTATTGAGGCAAGAGGCTGAACATGGTACAGAGATATTTGAAGTTGTACTGCAGAATGTCGTGGATCATTTGCTGCTAAGGGTAGAGAATGAATCAATATTTTCAGTAATATACAAGGTGCTTGAGAGATGGCGTGTATTTTTTCAAAAAGGCGGTTACCGTAAACTAACCGAAGAACAGCAACGGGGACTTTTTGGGGAGCTGTGGTATATACAGGATTGGCTTAATCGGTTTCCAACTTCTCCGCCACTTATAATTGAACAATGGGAAGGTCCAACTAGTGGTCGAATTGACTTTAAGCATTCTAAACGCGGTGTAGAGATTAAAACGGCATTAAATAAGTTAAACAAGACAATAAAAATTTCAAACGAAAATCAGTTAAGGTTGACCAATGCAGTTACTAGTATATATCTCTATGTTTGCTTTATAGAACCAAGCAAAACTCATGGCATTTCTCTATATTCCCTTGTTAATGAGGTTCGCAAAAAAATTGCAAGCCGCTCAGACCGCATGTTATTAAAGTTTAATGACCTTCTTGAGGATTTAAGGTTTAAAGAAAATGATTATACCGATGATTTCTTTTTTGTAGATAAAGTAGAGGTATATGAAGCCGCGGCGAACTTCCCAAGAATATTACAGGAAGATCTCCCAAAGGGAATATCTCATGTTAGCTACAGTATAGATCTTACACATTGTGCTGAATTTGAGAGAAAAGTAGAAGAGGTATTTGATTTGTGA